A portion of the Bacteroides faecium genome contains these proteins:
- a CDS encoding RNA polymerase sigma-70 factor → MNNSIDIKTLEAFQNGNHKAFETVFVAYYNKTKAFIDGYIKSETDAEELTEDLFVNLWINHSSIDASKSFNAYLHTIARNAAINFLKHKYVHDAYLNDKQDIEYSSTSEEDLIAKELGVLIDDVVKKMPEQRRKIYTLSRNEGLSNTEIAERLNTTKRNVESQLSLALKEIRKVISCFLLSLI, encoded by the coding sequence ATGAATAACAGTATTGACATAAAAACACTTGAAGCCTTTCAGAACGGAAACCACAAGGCTTTTGAAACTGTTTTTGTGGCTTATTACAATAAAACAAAGGCTTTCATCGACGGATATATTAAATCAGAAACGGATGCCGAAGAGTTGACTGAAGACTTGTTTGTCAATCTTTGGATTAATCACAGCTCTATCGACGCTTCCAAATCATTTAATGCCTATCTGCATACCATTGCCAGAAATGCAGCTATCAACTTCTTAAAACATAAGTATGTACATGATGCCTATCTGAATGATAAGCAGGATATAGAGTATAGCTCTACTTCCGAAGAAGACCTTATAGCCAAAGAATTGGGAGTATTGATAGATGATGTGGTGAAGAAAATGCCGGAACAGCGAAGAAAGATTTATACATTAAGCCGTAATGAAGGATTAAGTAACACAGAGATTGCAGAACGCCTGAATACGACCAAAAGAAATGTAGAAAGCCAGTTAAGCCTTGCCTTAAAAGAGATACGAAAAGTGATTTCCTGTTTTCTGTTGTCCTTAATCTAA
- a CDS encoding FecR family protein, with translation MENNNIARIIRKFLSSRFPSEMEEKVQKWLIKEKDTQAKEKASLDYWNELEIKADSNTYTALERVNLRIGYNKEHLKNIVSYRKFTRVAAIIIPLFLLVGFFLYSLSAGNELIEVTAAYGEQKRLLLSDNSEIWLNAGSTITYPETFAEDKRLVTLDGEAYFIVSKDTTKPFIVETSQLSIKVLGTKFNVRAYADDERISTTLTSGKVEVNVRSQLPRILQPNERLIYDKGTSHIDISTVESIDTDSWIKGRLVFTNATAEEIFRALERRYNTTIENTLSIPATRRYTVKFLKDENLNEMLNILADIIGFTYQQNENKIIITK, from the coding sequence ATGGAGAATAACAATATAGCAAGAATTATAAGAAAGTTCCTTTCTTCCCGTTTTCCTTCAGAAATGGAAGAAAAAGTTCAGAAATGGCTTATTAAGGAGAAAGATACACAGGCTAAAGAAAAAGCCTCGTTGGACTACTGGAATGAACTGGAGATAAAAGCCGATTCAAATACTTATACCGCATTGGAACGGGTTAATCTAAGAATCGGATATAATAAGGAACATCTTAAAAATATAGTATCATACCGAAAGTTTACTCGTGTTGCCGCCATTATTATTCCATTATTTTTGCTGGTAGGATTCTTTCTGTATAGCCTCTCTGCCGGAAATGAATTGATAGAAGTTACCGCTGCCTATGGAGAACAAAAGCGTCTGCTGCTGTCGGATAACTCTGAAATATGGCTTAATGCAGGAAGTACCATTACATATCCCGAAACTTTTGCAGAAGACAAGCGTCTGGTAACTCTTGACGGTGAAGCCTATTTTATAGTCAGCAAAGATACAACGAAACCTTTTATCGTAGAAACTTCCCAACTTTCCATAAAAGTGCTCGGCACTAAATTCAATGTAAGAGCCTATGCTGACGATGAACGAATCAGCACTACCTTAACCAGTGGTAAAGTAGAAGTAAATGTCCGCTCCCAGCTTCCGCGAATACTTCAACCGAATGAACGGCTGATATATGATAAAGGTACGTCACACATAGATATATCAACAGTAGAAAGCATAGATACGGATAGTTGGATAAAAGGAAGATTGGTTTTTACCAACGCTACTGCCGAAGAAATATTCCGGGCTTTGGAAAGACGATACAACACTACTATTGAAAATACGCTGTCTATACCTGCCACCAGAAGATATACCGTCAAATTCCTGAAAGATGAAAATCTGAATGAAATGCTAAATATACTGGCAGATATAATCGGCTTTACTTACCAACAGAATGAAAACAAGATAATAATAACCAAATAA
- a CDS encoding carboxypeptidase-like regulatory domain-containing protein, translating to MNRINTNKQLGKLAIFLFFTFLFLTAIAQNKEKKITIYHKSISLKDAFAQIETQTGYSIAYEQSNLDIEKKRSLSIKNTTIDKALTQLLKGTGYVYKITGYHIIISLPDNKPKPVNENTQKLTQTIRGIVVDSKTNTPIEYASVCIVDEPLLGSSTDSRGNFRIHNVPIGRYNIQASFMGYQTRIISEVSVTSSKEVYVEIPVDESVQDLAEVLVKPEIKKDRTVNPMAITGGRMISIEEASRFANGFDDPARLSSAFAGVAGDVGTNAVAIRGNSPQFTQWRLEGVEIPNPTHFADISGLGGGFLSALSTQVIGNSDFYNGAFPAEYNNALSGVFDMHLRNGNNQKYEHTFQVGLMGIDLASEGPVNKKRGSSYLINYRFSTTSLATGNDINLKYQDLAFKLNFPTRKAGTFSIWGLGLIDRNKSERLERSEWEIMGDRQSGENKMDKSAGGLTHQYSINENTYIRSSLSATYSKDHTMVEQQTDDDLIVKVGDIQNSKWDIVLNSFLNKRFSARHTNRTGITVTGLRYDLDYKVSPYFGLDKPMEQISKGSGESTVFSAYSSSVINLSNQLTTSLGVNAQYFTLNDNWSVEPRVALKWRPNPNHSFAVAYGLHSRREKLDYYFVEKEINGKTASNRYLDFSKAHHFGLTYDWNINQNLHLKIEPYYQYLYHIPVEDNSSFSIINHEEFYLDKILTNKGTGRNYGIDITLEQYMKDGFYYMVTGSLFKSKYKGGDGIWRNTRLDKSFLLNLLAGKEWMVGRLKQNVLSINGRLFFQGGERYTPVDEEKSMEEHDIVFDESKAYSKRFNPAINGDVSISFRINKKRVSHEFSLKILNVGMRTGIHFYQYNERTNIIEEKEGTGLIPNISYKIYF from the coding sequence ATGAATCGAATAAATACAAATAAACAGCTGGGTAAACTAGCCATTTTTTTATTTTTTACTTTTCTCTTTCTCACGGCCATTGCACAGAATAAGGAAAAGAAAATTACCATATATCATAAAAGTATCTCATTAAAAGATGCTTTTGCACAAATAGAAACACAGACCGGATATAGCATTGCTTATGAACAATCAAATTTGGATATAGAAAAGAAGCGATCCTTGTCTATTAAAAATACGACTATCGACAAAGCTCTGACTCAACTATTGAAAGGAACCGGATATGTATATAAAATAACCGGATACCATATTATCATCTCCCTGCCGGACAACAAACCTAAACCCGTCAACGAAAATACACAAAAACTGACTCAAACCATAAGAGGAATCGTTGTAGATTCCAAAACCAATACGCCTATAGAATATGCTTCTGTCTGCATAGTAGACGAGCCTTTATTGGGAAGTTCCACGGATAGCCGGGGAAATTTCCGTATTCATAATGTCCCGATAGGACGTTATAATATTCAGGCATCTTTTATGGGATACCAGACAAGGATTATCAGCGAAGTGTCCGTTACTTCATCCAAAGAAGTATATGTGGAAATACCTGTTGATGAAAGTGTACAGGACTTGGCAGAAGTTCTTGTGAAACCGGAAATTAAGAAAGACCGGACGGTGAATCCAATGGCAATCACCGGAGGGCGCATGATTAGTATAGAAGAAGCTTCCCGGTTTGCCAATGGTTTCGATGACCCTGCACGATTAAGTTCTGCATTTGCGGGAGTAGCGGGGGATGTCGGTACAAATGCTGTTGCTATCAGAGGAAACTCCCCGCAGTTCACCCAATGGAGACTGGAAGGTGTTGAAATTCCTAATCCTACTCATTTTGCTGATATATCAGGTTTAGGAGGTGGATTTCTCTCCGCATTAAGTACACAAGTTATCGGTAACTCCGATTTTTATAATGGAGCTTTTCCAGCGGAATATAATAATGCTTTATCCGGTGTTTTCGATATGCATCTGCGCAATGGAAATAATCAAAAGTATGAGCACACTTTTCAGGTTGGACTGATGGGAATAGATTTGGCTTCAGAAGGGCCTGTCAATAAAAAACGGGGAAGTTCCTATCTTATTAACTACCGATTTTCTACTACCTCACTGGCAACGGGTAATGACATCAATCTTAAATATCAGGATTTAGCTTTTAAACTTAACTTCCCTACGCGCAAAGCGGGAACTTTCTCGATTTGGGGATTGGGATTGATAGATAGAAATAAGTCTGAAAGGCTGGAACGTTCTGAATGGGAAATAATGGGAGATCGCCAGTCGGGAGAGAACAAAATGGATAAATCGGCAGGAGGACTGACACATCAATATAGTATAAATGAGAATACTTATATCCGTTCATCTCTGTCTGCCACGTATTCCAAAGACCATACGATGGTAGAACAACAAACTGATGACGATTTAATAGTCAAGGTAGGGGATATTCAAAACAGTAAATGGGATATTGTGCTTAATTCCTTCTTAAATAAGAGATTCAGTGCAAGACATACTAACAGGACGGGTATCACAGTTACCGGACTTAGATATGACCTTGATTATAAAGTCAGTCCTTACTTCGGGTTAGACAAGCCAATGGAACAGATTTCCAAAGGCAGCGGAGAAAGTACTGTATTTTCAGCTTACAGTAGCTCCGTTATTAATTTGAGTAATCAATTGACAACTAGCCTGGGAGTTAACGCCCAATATTTCACTTTAAACGACAACTGGTCTGTAGAACCACGTGTAGCATTGAAATGGCGTCCCAATCCTAATCATTCCTTCGCCGTAGCATACGGATTGCATAGTCGCCGGGAAAAACTGGACTACTATTTTGTTGAGAAAGAGATAAATGGCAAGACAGCATCCAACAGATACTTGGATTTCTCCAAGGCTCATCATTTCGGACTTACGTATGATTGGAATATTAACCAGAATCTGCATCTGAAGATAGAACCTTATTACCAATATCTGTACCATATACCGGTTGAGGATAATTCTTCCTTCTCAATCATTAACCATGAAGAATTTTATTTGGATAAGATTCTGACGAACAAAGGAACAGGCAGAAATTATGGTATAGATATTACATTGGAGCAGTATATGAAAGATGGGTTCTATTATATGGTTACAGGCTCTTTGTTCAAATCAAAATATAAGGGCGGGGATGGTATATGGCGCAATACCCGGCTGGATAAAAGTTTTCTGTTGAATTTACTTGCCGGAAAGGAATGGATGGTTGGTAGACTGAAGCAGAATGTATTAAGTATTAATGGGCGTTTATTTTTTCAGGGAGGAGAACGTTACACTCCCGTTGACGAAGAAAAATCTATGGAGGAACATGACATCGTATTTGATGAAAGCAAAGCATATAGTAAAAGATTCAATCCTGCTATAAACGGTGATGTTTCTATCAGCTTCCGTATTAACAAGAAAAGGGTTTCCCATGAGTTCTCTTTGAAGATTCTGAATGTCGGTATGCGCACCGGAATACATTTCTATCAATATAATGAAAGAACAAATATTATTGAAGAAAAAGAAGGAACAGGTCTGATTCCCAACATCAGCTACAAGATTTATTTCTAA
- a CDS encoding MBL fold metallo-hydrolase, with protein sequence MRIIFKKFRARMIIGCILVIIALLAVSVFIFINQPSFGRTPRGERQERVLKSPNYRNGAFQNQHETKLMTSDRGRFEGIWEFIFRKIDGLRPDQPVKAIKTDLRKIDRDKEVLVWFGHSSYLIQTSGKRVLVDPVFCMASPVSFVNKPFKGTDIYQPEDMPDIDYLIISHDHWDHLDYNTVKKLKDRIGTVICPLGVGEHFEYWGFDKERIVELDWNEDTNLADGFNIYCLPARHFSGRGLSANQSLWASFLLITPAQNIFIGGDGGYDTHFAEIGERFPDIDLAILENGQYNEEWKYIHLMPQYMAQAVRDLKAKRVLTVHHSKYALAKHRWDEPLKNEEDMKKKDSLDVLMPEIGEVMKLNAEK encoded by the coding sequence ATGCGTATTATATTCAAGAAATTCAGAGCACGTATGATCATAGGATGTATATTAGTTATAATAGCGTTGTTGGCTGTGTCAGTCTTTATTTTTATCAACCAGCCCAGCTTTGGCCGGACGCCCCGTGGCGAACGGCAGGAAAGAGTACTGAAATCTCCCAATTACAGGAACGGAGCATTTCAGAATCAGCATGAGACGAAATTAATGACTTCGGACAGGGGACGTTTCGAAGGTATTTGGGAATTTATTTTCAGAAAGATAGACGGGCTGCGCCCCGACCAGCCTGTCAAGGCAATAAAGACTGACTTACGGAAGATAGACCGTGATAAAGAAGTATTAGTTTGGTTCGGGCATTCTTCTTATCTCATTCAGACGAGCGGAAAGCGGGTATTGGTCGATCCCGTATTTTGCATGGCTTCTCCTGTCTCTTTCGTCAATAAGCCATTCAAAGGAACAGATATTTACCAGCCGGAAGATATGCCGGATATTGATTATCTGATAATCAGCCACGACCATTGGGATCATTTGGATTACAACACAGTCAAGAAGTTAAAAGACCGGATTGGAACAGTGATTTGCCCGTTAGGTGTCGGCGAGCATTTCGAGTACTGGGGATTCGATAAAGAGCGTATTGTCGAACTCGATTGGAATGAAGATACGAACCTGGCTGACGGTTTTAATATCTATTGTCTGCCTGCCCGTCATTTCTCCGGTCGTGGACTTTCTGCCAACCAGTCACTTTGGGCTTCTTTCTTATTGATAACTCCCGCACAGAATATATTTATAGGCGGAGACGGGGGGTATGATACTCATTTCGCGGAAATTGGCGAACGTTTCCCGGATATAGATCTGGCTATTCTCGAAAACGGGCAGTACAATGAAGAATGGAAATATATTCATCTAATGCCGCAGTATATGGCACAGGCTGTAAGGGATTTGAAGGCTAAAAGAGTTTTAACTGTACATCATTCTAAATATGCGTTGGCAAAACATCGTTGGGATGAGCCGTTGAAGAATGAGGAGGATATGAAAAAGAAAGATTCTCTGGATGTACTGATGCCGGAGATTGGAGAAGTAATGAAGCTGAACGCTGAAAAATAA
- a CDS encoding 4Fe-4S binding protein: MLRTIRLTAAIVCFTLITLLFLDFTGTLHIWFGWLAKIQFLPALLALNIGVVLFLVLLTFLFGRIYCSVICPLGVFQDIVSWVSGKQKKNRFRYSPAMKWLRYGVLGVFIIMMVAGLNSLAILIAPYSAYGRIASSLFAPVWQWGNNLLAYFAERMDSYAFYEVDVWMKSFSILIIAVVTFIVLGILAWRNGRTYCNTICPVGTVLGFISRYAIFKPVIDTSKCNSCGLCARNCKASCINPKAHEIDYSRCVACMDCIGKCKHGAIRYTRRTLEKATVTTENMQTKSVTAEQVDNARRSFLSASAIFATASVLKAQEKKVDGGLATIEDKKIPERENPIYPPGALSVRNFTQHCTACQLCVSACPNQVLRPSDNLMTLMQPEMSYERGYCRPECTKCSEVCPAGAIHPITTADKSATQIGHAVWIKENCVPLTDGVECGNCARHCPTGAIQMVASEPEAPESPKIPIVNVEKCIGCGACENLCPSRPFSAIYVTGHQMHRVI; the protein is encoded by the coding sequence ATGCTGCGTACTATCAGACTTACAGCCGCCATTGTGTGCTTCACGCTTATTACCTTGCTGTTTCTCGACTTTACGGGTACATTGCACATTTGGTTCGGATGGTTGGCGAAAATACAGTTTTTGCCGGCTTTATTAGCCTTGAACATAGGTGTCGTATTGTTTCTTGTCCTGCTCACTTTTCTTTTCGGGCGTATCTATTGCTCAGTCATTTGTCCGTTGGGAGTATTTCAGGATATTGTTTCCTGGGTATCCGGCAAGCAAAAGAAGAACCGTTTCCGTTATTCACCCGCAATGAAATGGTTGCGGTATGGTGTTTTAGGAGTGTTTATTATTATGATGGTTGCCGGATTGAACTCTCTGGCAATTCTGATAGCGCCTTATAGTGCATACGGACGGATAGCTTCCAGTCTCTTTGCACCGGTTTGGCAATGGGGAAATAACTTGTTGGCATATTTTGCCGAGCGAATGGATAGTTATGCCTTTTATGAGGTAGATGTTTGGATGAAAAGCTTTTCTATACTAATTATTGCTGTGGTTACTTTTATAGTCCTCGGCATTTTGGCATGGCGCAATGGACGTACCTATTGCAATACAATTTGTCCGGTAGGCACTGTATTGGGGTTTATATCCAGATATGCCATCTTCAAACCGGTAATCGATACTTCCAAATGTAACAGTTGTGGTTTGTGTGCCCGCAACTGCAAAGCATCATGCATCAATCCGAAAGCTCATGAAATTGATTATAGTCGTTGTGTGGCTTGTATGGACTGTATAGGAAAATGCAAGCATGGAGCTATCAGATATACACGGCGGACTCTTGAAAAAGCAACGGTCACAACAGAAAATATGCAAACGAAGTCCGTTACTGCGGAACAAGTGGACAATGCCCGCCGTAGTTTTCTTTCAGCATCAGCAATCTTTGCGACGGCTTCTGTCTTGAAAGCACAGGAAAAGAAAGTGGACGGAGGACTTGCCACTATTGAGGACAAAAAGATTCCTGAACGGGAAAATCCGATTTATCCGCCGGGGGCGCTGAGTGTACGTAATTTTACGCAGCATTGCACTGCCTGTCAGTTGTGTGTTTCCGCATGCCCGAACCAAGTGTTGCGTCCTTCAGATAATTTGATGACTTTGATGCAGCCTGAGATGTCCTATGAACGCGGATATTGTCGGCCTGAATGTACCAAATGCTCGGAAGTTTGTCCGGCTGGCGCCATTCATCCGATTACTACGGCTGATAAATCGGCTACTCAAATCGGTCATGCCGTATGGATAAAGGAGAATTGCGTACCACTGACAGATGGTGTAGAGTGTGGTAACTGTGCCCGCCACTGTCCGACAGGAGCCATTCAAATGGTGGCTTCCGAACCTGAAGCACCGGAGTCTCCAAAGATTCCGATAGTGAATGTGGAGAAATGTATTGGTTGCGGAGCTTGTGAGAACCTTTGCCCGTCCCGTCCGTTTAGCGCCATTTACGTGACCGGACATCAGATGCACAGAGTTATTTGA
- a CDS encoding aldo/keto reductase, producing MEEKNKKDINRRDFIKIVGISAATSTALLYGCSSKNNSASTSATGEGEIPTDKMTYRTSPTTSDRVSLLGYGCMRWPLKPAPDGKGEVIDQDGVNGLVDYAIAHGVNYFDTSPAYVQGFSERATGIALSRHPRDKYFIATKLSNFSPDTWSREASLKMYHKSFAELQVDYIDYMLLHGIGMGGMDALKGRYLDNGILDFLIKEREAGRIRNLGFSYHGDIEVYDYLLSRHDEIKWDFVQIQLNYVDWKHAKATNARNTDAEYLYGELHKRGIPSIIMEPLLGGRLSKLNDNLVARLKQRRPENSVASWAFRFAGSFPDILTVLSGMTYMEHLQDNLRTYSPLEPLTDEEMEFLEETAQLMLKYPTIPCNDCKYCMPCPYGLDIPAVLLHYNRCVNEGNVPKNGQDENYAKARRAFLVGYDRSVPKLRQASHCIGCNQCVAHCPQNIDIPKELHRIDQFVEQLKQGTL from the coding sequence ATGGAAGAGAAAAATAAAAAAGACATAAACAGAAGAGATTTTATCAAAATCGTAGGTATCAGTGCAGCCACGTCTACCGCCCTGCTATACGGATGCTCTTCAAAAAACAACTCGGCTTCTACCAGTGCTACGGGAGAAGGGGAGATACCTACTGACAAAATGACCTACCGGACATCTCCGACTACGAGCGACCGTGTTTCACTTTTAGGATACGGTTGTATGCGCTGGCCGCTCAAGCCGGCTCCGGATGGTAAGGGAGAAGTCATTGATCAGGATGGCGTTAACGGATTAGTCGATTATGCGATTGCCCATGGAGTGAATTATTTCGATACATCTCCAGCTTACGTACAAGGCTTTTCAGAGAGAGCAACGGGTATTGCATTGAGCCGCCATCCCCGTGATAAATATTTTATCGCTACCAAGCTATCCAACTTTTCCCCGGACACATGGTCGCGTGAAGCATCACTTAAAATGTATCATAAGTCATTCGCCGAACTTCAAGTTGACTACATCGACTATATGCTGCTTCATGGCATTGGCATGGGTGGTATGGATGCCCTCAAAGGACGGTATCTGGATAACGGCATACTCGATTTCCTGATAAAGGAACGCGAAGCAGGGCGTATCCGTAATCTTGGCTTTTCTTATCATGGAGATATTGAAGTATATGATTACCTGCTTTCACGTCATGATGAAATTAAATGGGACTTCGTACAGATACAGCTCAACTATGTGGACTGGAAGCATGCGAAAGCAACTAACGCCCGAAATACCGACGCCGAATACCTGTATGGTGAACTGCACAAGAGAGGGATTCCGTCTATCATTATGGAACCGCTTCTGGGTGGGCGTTTGTCTAAGTTGAATGACAACTTGGTGGCACGTCTCAAGCAACGCCGTCCCGAAAACAGTGTCGCTTCCTGGGCGTTCCGTTTTGCCGGCTCATTCCCGGATATACTGACTGTATTAAGCGGCATGACTTATATGGAACATCTGCAGGATAATCTTCGTACTTATTCTCCTTTGGAACCGCTGACGGATGAAGAAATGGAGTTCCTCGAAGAGACGGCACAGTTAATGCTGAAATATCCTACCATTCCCTGCAATGACTGCAAGTATTGTATGCCTTGCCCGTACGGACTGGATATTCCGGCTGTTCTCCTGCATTATAACCGTTGCGTCAACGAAGGTAATGTGCCTAAGAACGGACAGGATGAAAACTACGCCAAAGCCCGTCGCGCATTTCTCGTCGGTTATGACCGCAGCGTGCCGAAACTTCGTCAGGCTAGCCATTGCATAGGATGCAACCAGTGTGTGGCACATTGCCCGCAAAACATAGATATACCCAAAGAGTTGCATAGGATAGACCAATTTGTCGAACAACTGAAACAAGGAACTTTATAA